A region of the Chlamydiota bacterium genome:
GCCTCAACCCCGATGGAACGCTCAAATGGCGGCTCGGGACGGGGGAGGACGTACGATCCTCCCCCGCGCTGGAAAGCGACGGCGCCGTGTACTTCGGTTCCTATGACAACAGGATGTATATGCGCCTGCCTACGGGTTCCTGGTGGTCATACGTGACGGGGGACGACATCTTCTCCTCGCCCGCGCTGGGGATCGACGGCGCCGTGTACTTCGGCTCTCAAGACAACCATCTCTATTGCCTCAACCCCGATGGAACGCTCAAATGGCAGTTCGGGTCGGGGGGTAAAATAGCTTCCTCCCCCGCGCTGGGGACCGACGGCGCCGTATACTTCGGTTCTTACTCCGGCTATCTGTACTCGCTCAACGCGTCGAATGGGTCTTTCAGGTGGTCGTTCACATCATACACTGTCGAATCCCCTCCTGCCCTGGGGAGCAACGGCCTGGTGTATTTCGGATCAACCGATCGCCGGCTCTATGCGGTCACGGTTGAATGCGGACTGGCCTGGAGCTACGAGACCGGAACAAACATCTATTCGTCCCCGGCAGTGGGCGGCGACAGGAGGATATACGTGGCCTCGTATGACTCGAAATTATACTGCATCGGACAGGAGCCGGCCGCCACCGCGACGCCCACGCCGACGCCGGGCGGTCCGACGCCGACGCCCGGGGGGCCGACGCCGACGCCCGGGGGGCCGACGCCGACGCCGGGCGGGCCGATGCCGATCGTCCTCGCGCCGCAGAAGACGGAGTACGAGACCTCCGACACGATCTCCGTCTACGCGGACGTGTGGCCGTTCTCGACGCCGTGCTACCCGTTCGTGCGCGTCAACATGGCGGACGGGCGGACACTCTACTACCAGCGCAACGTCGGGTTCTCGGCCTCGCCGGTGCCGTACCTGGGGTTCGAGGCGGGGCCGCTGACGGTGTCGTCACCGATACTCGGGTACTTTGCGATCTTCCAGGCGTTCTCGAACATCCCCACGGGCACGTACGTGCTGGAGGGCGGGACGGTGGACGCGACGCGGACGACCTCGGCGTCGAACCTGATATACTTCGGCACGGTGGACCGCTGGACGCTGACGGCGCGTTGATTGACACCCTCCTCGCAGGGCGCACGTACGCGTGCCCTGCGGCGGCCGGACGGCGGACCGGGGGACGCCGGCGGTCAGGCAGGACGATCCCCGGCCTTGGTGCGGCCTTTTGATCTGCGCGGGTATTCTCGCGGGCGAGGATACCCGCGCATCGCGTTCAGCCGGTTGCGGCCGCATGCGACGTCTGCGATAATGAAACAATGATCAACGTCACGAAGCTCGTCTGCGGCGGCGATTTCGCGGGCGACGCGCTGCGCTACGGTCGCGCCGCCGGCGCCGCGCCCGTGGTCGCGTGGAACTGCACGGAGGCGTGCAACCTCGCCTGCCTCCACTGCTACAGCGAGGCGAAGGGGCGGCGCGCAGACGACGAGCTCGCGACCGCCGAGGCGCGGGCGATGATCGAGGATCTCGC
Encoded here:
- a CDS encoding PQQ-like beta-propeller repeat protein, producing the protein LNPDGTLKWRLGTGEDVRSSPALESDGAVYFGSYDNRMYMRLPTGSWWSYVTGDDIFSSPALGIDGAVYFGSQDNHLYCLNPDGTLKWQFGSGGKIASSPALGTDGAVYFGSYSGYLYSLNASNGSFRWSFTSYTVESPPALGSNGLVYFGSTDRRLYAVTVECGLAWSYETGTNIYSSPAVGGDRRIYVASYDSKLYCIGQEPAATATPTPTPGGPTPTPGGPTPTPGGPTPTPGGPMPIVLAPQKTEYETSDTISVYADVWPFSTPCYPFVRVNMADGRTLYYQRNVGFSASPVPYLGFEAGPLTVSSPILGYFAIFQAFSNIPTGTYVLEGGTVDATRTTSASNLIYFGTVDRWTLTAR